Genomic segment of Bubalus kerabau isolate K-KA32 ecotype Philippines breed swamp buffalo chromosome 6, PCC_UOA_SB_1v2, whole genome shotgun sequence:
CTAGTCTAAGGCACAAGAGGGATAAGATCATGACAATCTTACATTGAAAAACCTTCCATGCTTCTGTTATCTAAAAAGAGTTCAAACTGGCCTGGCATTCCAGACCTTCCCCAGTCAGGCTTCCCCAGCCTTTCTAGCCTCAATCTCAACCTCTCCCTTTTTGCTCCATCATTTCGGACTACTCTTTAGTCCATACTTTCCATTTTTGCATTTGAGAACCATTCCATATGATTGTCTTTTCTACTTTAATCAAAGTAGTATTTATCCATAGAAGCCACACCAAGTACCAGATGTAATTTCTCGCTTCTTGGTGCACCTATGGCATTCTGATCATGTTTTAATGACCACATATAGTACACTTATACTATACTTACCCATCAGGCTAATTTCTGTTCTCTTTTGAGAACAGAGACAGTATCTAGTTCTTATTCCGAGTGCCCTACAAATAGCATATGCTCTGTTTACTGTATGAATAAATAGCACTTGTGTAGGTCTGATATTCAACGTCCCAAATAAGAGTCTCATGAAATTGAAACAGTATGTAATtggggaaataaaagcaaacagtATGGAAGACAGTGAATATCAAAGAACTGAATAAATTATTCCCATaatgtgtattttggagataaaATCTTTATATTGGATACTGATTAAATAAAGTGCATATTtatggcaagacaagaaaaacctaaacataaaattttctcttcttgttcaggcctcctccctcccctttgtGTACTTTGCATTTGTATTAACCAGACCTCCTTAGGAGATAACATTGCTTCTTAACATTCCTTCCTAATCTCATAAACGTCATAACTGCTTAGGAGATAATCTTCCTTCTTAATGATGTAGTGGGCCATGATGACCCACTGCTCACTTTATACATGCCAATCTGGATTGTGTAAATGGCCAATAGTATGCCATCTGACATATAACCATTTGTCTCTAAAACTTATGTAGCTGTGGTTTGATCTCTTACAGAAGGAACAGTCATCTCCCAGGGTATGATCCTCAGGTTGggggaaataaaattttctatttctttgattgaGTGAGTGAGTCATTAATTTTCTCATTGACAATATGAAGATGTCATATTACTCACTGTATCTTCCAGTAGCTATATAGTTTTCCCTCAATATGTAACTATTGTGTTGAGAATTATGTCCATGATCCTATTTGCAGGAGAAGAATTGGGTATGATGTTgtgatttatattaaaaaatatatatttgatcagTCCCCATATTCTGCAAAGAGCTTCTAAAATCCTTGCAACTTCGTAAGTGATGAGAGTGACTATTTTTATGGTGGaaacctctgatttatagccagtcAGTCAGAAGCATGGGTAACAACCTGGACttgtgattggcatctgaagAGGGAGgtagtcttgtgggactgagccctgaaCCAGTAGCATCTGTTGCTGTCTCCAGGTAGATGGAATCAGACTTGAGCTGAATTGTAGGATACTCACCTGGTGTGGAAGAATTGCTCCTTAATGGTATAGGGaacaaccccacccccaccccccgccaccacacacacacataaacacactggAATTAGGTGACCAGGACCccttttgacatttattttggAACTAGAAAAGTATTGCTACATGAGACTCTAGATTGCCCTACAAGAAGAGGCAAGGATTTCAGAATAATTCCAGAAAATAGCTTacaacagaaaaagcaagaaatcaCTTGGTCTGGCTAAAAATCGCAAGAGGAACAAAGAAAGCATTCTGAAAGTATGCGCAAGATACTGATAGGTAGATCTAAATCAGGGGAATACAGAAACTAAAAATATGTCTGGCTTTGAGTATTAAGTCTAAGCAGTGGAAATGAAACTGTGGTTCCAGACACAGGCCTGTGAAGTAACCTCGGCGATAGCTGGGCAAAACAATAGACAACAAGACTTACCACAGACACACGAGCAAGAATAACAGGAAATCCAAAGGCAGAAACAACAATTCCTGTAGTGAAAAAATAAGCCAGTTCCCGACAGGCACTACTTGTCGCATCGGAGTCATATGTTGCTCGTTTGGCAATGAAATGGGGGATGGGAGAGATGGCGTGGAAAACCAGGACAAACAAGGGCCAGTAAACGCTGTTGGTGGACCCAGGAGAAATCCAGAAGGAAGAGTTAGTCACATCGTAATTAAAGATACACTGCTGTTTCaaagtttatattattttaaatgtctagGTCAACAATCATTTATTCAGTTGTCAACATTAGTGCATGAGATGATTATTTTCCAGGAACAGCTGAGTAGTAGTGATGATTAAAAATTACCAGTACATTAATATGCAGACAGCTTATACTGTGTTAAGAAACAATGACACAATGTAAAGTCTAGAATCTTCATGGTTTTCTGTGTTACTGAGCTGTAGTTTCTTTAGGGACAGAATCCTAACTTAGTCATCTTTGCTTTCCATATAGAACACAGCACAGTGCCTTGCACATGTTCATTCAGGAGAAATTATCTGAGTGTGCGCAGGTTGGAAACCTTTCCATTTCTTGGAGTAAAACTCAAGATTCCTTGCCCTGGACTACAAAACCTCACATGATCTGGCCAACTTCTTCCATTCATTCCGTGCCATCTTCCCTCATTCGCTTCATCTGTAGCCACAttagcttttctatttcttaaatacTCCCTCTGGAATGCCCTCTCCTGACTCATTGACCTGATAAACTTATTTATCCACAAAATCTCAGGTTAAGGACAACCTCTTCTATGCAGTCCTCCCTGACTTTACCAGGGAAACTCGGGTTCCCTTTCTCGAAGCTCTCACTGTACTTTGTACACATCTCTCCTGACTGGACTGCCTGCCCATCTCTCACTCATAACTAGAACTGcaagctccctgaggacaggaTTGTGTCTCATCATTCTTGTATCCTCAGCTGGTCCAGAGGAAGTCTTCAATAAATTCTCATTAAATGAACACATCAATTTTGAAAAGAGCTTTTCTCTGTACAAATACAACTAACTAAGGGACTGGGTTTGTAATTTGggcttcattaattcattcattagaGCTTGGTGCTAAATTGACCAAACTCTCTAACACCCATACTAATAGTgacaaagatataaaaagaatAGTTCTTTCTGAAATAACTTACCCATAATCCTCTAAGGCACATCCCAGCATCAGAAAAGTCAGCCCAATAGCCCCACTGAAAGATAAGGCCACAAGAgctgggaaaaataaaatcaagagttATAGGTTCCAATGGTTAtcagggactgggggagggggagaggaatgGAAGAAGGATTCTTCTGGGATGGATGAAATGTCCTGAAATTAGAAAGTAGTAATGGTTGTACAACCTTgtgtatatattaaaaaccacTTAAAGAATTTTTAGAGTGTAAagaattttacactttaaaaaggCTAATTTTTGATATGTGAATGATACctcaattttaaattttttaacaaaaaaaattgcttatttCATTGAAAGAGATTTACTTATTTCATTGGTTGATGTTACATTTGACTAGCAAATAGCCTATGTCTGCTACTCTTAAGTCTTCAGGTGGAGAAAGAGCTCAAGCCTTTCCAGTACTCAGCCCCTGTCTAATGTATGAATTCCCTAACACCCATACTAAGAGGCCAGACAGCCAGTTGATACAATACCAGTGAAGGGAAACTCACTATCTCCTGAGGCAGATATTTCATTCTGACAGTTTTCAAATGCTGAAAACCCTCTTTCCTTAAACTGTACCCCAAACGGTCTCCCTGTAATATAAACCCTTTGATCACTGTGCCTCCCCATACCACAGGGCTTCAAGTATTTGAAGATTACTTTCATGTCTTCATAGAAAATTCTTCCCAACTAGTAACCCCTGAATATCGATTCCCTGCATCTGTTGGACACTAATCTTTGAGGAGGTAGAAATGTGTTTGCTTTGTCCACTGCTGAGTGAGAGAATAacagaattgtttaaaaaatcttGCGCTGCTCTGGGTCACCAACATGGGTTCATGTTGGTAACTCTGTCACTGACTGGTTGTGTGACTGTGGTAGAAGCTGAACCTCCTTAAACCGGATTATTCAGccgtaaaatgggaataatgatgcCAACTTATTAGGGAGTTTATGGGactcaaatgagataatgtatataaagtgATTGGCAAAGGCAGGCGCTCAGTAAGCAAATACTGATGTAAGTATATGCTCATTTTAGCAACGGTCTTCGGTAAAGGTAGCAATCACAAGCAGAGGATACTGAATTACCTGAGTACTCctctgaaaaaaaatccataatatTCAAAATTAGTCACTAGGTAAACCAATTAACATTTTGATTGCTTCCTTTTACTTTAAGAGACAATCTGGGGAGACTTTTATAGAAAGATAcctaggtgatttttaaaaacatctaggAGTATACAGATGTTAGAGGACAAGGAAGGActatcagttttatatatttttccatttagtaCATGTcacttttggggggaaaaaaatggacaaaagtaaCTTTTCCCATATTGTTTCACTACAGATGATCTTTTCCTCATTGGTTCTGTCCCCTGCCTGTGCCTAACCACCTGCACCATTCTGTCCTACAGGAGACCATTCAGAGCTATGAACCATAGACCTCTTCCTTCTGTTCTGGGACATCAATCACTCAAAGTTCACAACTGTATCTCCAATTGATGCTCTttacctccttttctttttcaggaatTGCATCCTCAGCCATCTCTTAAACTTGGAGCTAACCAGAAATCCAAATTCACCTATCACTCCACACTCTTGCTGGGACACTGCATTCAACACAAAGCTCCCTGGTACCACAAGGACCCAGCTACATCTAATGCTGCAGTTTGAAGTAACTCCGAAGAACTCAGCCTGTACCTCCAACTCCAATCTGGATTTCTCTGGGTAGTCAACATAGAACTCAACTTCAACATGTGTAAAACTGAaacatctccccttctcccaaACAcacacttcttcctttccaaggtTCTATCTTGAAAGATTAACACCAGCCCTACACTCCATTTTCTAGAAAATCAGTAAGTCAGGGTGACTCAATCTCCCAGACCTCACTCAAACCCACTGCAAAAGACTAAGTGATTATGTCCCcactccccaaattcatatattaaattttaacatccagtgagatggtggtaggtgATTAGATCACGACAGGATTAGGACCCTTGTAAAGGGACTCCACAGAGCTTCCTAACCCCTTCTGTTGTGTGGGGACACAGCAAAAAGATATCTGTCCAGGAACCAGGAAGCAAGCCTTCACCAGACAAcaaatctgctggcaccttgattgtGGAGAACCCAGCATTTCAAACTAAGAAATAAAcgttatttaagccacccagcttATGGTATTTTTGTCCTAGCAGCCTTAAAGGATTAAGACAACCACCTCTTCTCTCGTGCCCTCAGCCCCTTATCATCTGTGTGCAGACCCTTGTCATCTCAGGCCCGCCTTCACCTCATGCCTCTTCCAATCTCTCCTCCGCACAGCAGACGGTGACCTCTCGAACATACAAAGCTGGTGTCACCTGCACAGTTGCTTTCACAGCCTATGAGCTGTTCTAGCACTGGAGGCGCACCTCTGCCCCGTCTCACATGTTCTCTCCATTAGAATCAACTCTGCCCTTACCCCAGTCCTTTGCCAGGTGAAGTCTTATTGATCCTTTTAGATTCAGAGCAAGGAATGCCTCTTTCGGGAGACTGGTCCTCTTCCTCCCTGGAGCAGGGTTTGGTAATGccatctgtattagtttcctagaccTGCTATTAAAAATGcatcacaaactgggtggcttagaaGAACAGAAATTTACTCTCTCATATCTAGAAAGGACATCTGCTCCCTCT
This window contains:
- the LEPROT gene encoding leptin receptor gene-related protein isoform X1 codes for the protein MALPNPAPGRKRTSLPKEAFLALNLKGSIRLHLAKDWALVALSFSGAIGLTFLMLGCALEDYGVYWPLFVLVFHAISPIPHFIAKRATYDSDATSSACRELAYFFTTGIVVSAFGFPVILARVSVVSILQFSSSLIPSTWRQQQMLLVQGSVPQDYLPLQMPITSPGCYPCF
- the LEPROT gene encoding leptin receptor gene-related protein isoform X5, which gives rise to MLGCALEDYGVYWPLFVLVFHAISPIPHFIAKRATYDSDATSSACRELAYFFTTGIVVSAFGFPVILARVSVVSILQFSSSLIPSTWRQQQMLLVQGSVPQDYLPLQMPITSPGCYPCF
- the LEPROT gene encoding leptin receptor gene-related protein isoform X3; amino-acid sequence: MAGVKALVALSFSGAIGLTFLMLGCALEDYGVYWPLFVLVFHAISPIPHFIAKRATYDSDATSSACRELAYFFTTGIVVSAFGFPVILARVSVVSILQFSSSLIPSTWRQQQMLLVQGSVPQDYLPLQMPITSPGCYPCF
- the LEPROT gene encoding leptin receptor gene-related protein isoform X2 → MALPNPAPGRKRTSLPKEAFLALNLKGSIRLHLAKDWALVALSFSGAIGLTFLMLGCALEDYGVYWPLFVLVFHAISPIPHFIAKRATYDSDATSSACRELAYFFTTGIVVSAFGFPVILARVSVIKWGACGLVLAGNAVIFLTIQGFFLVFGRGDDFSWEQW
- the LEPROT gene encoding leptin receptor gene-related protein isoform X4; translated protein: MAGVKALVALSFSGAIGLTFLMLGCALEDYGVYWPLFVLVFHAISPIPHFIAKRATYDSDATSSACRELAYFFTTGIVVSAFGFPVILARVSVIKWGACGLVLAGNAVIFLTIQGFFLVFGRGDDFSWEQW